A window of Streptomyces sp. N50 contains these coding sequences:
- a CDS encoding CbtB domain-containing protein: MSTTRPVSTPVVLPVSKSIVWLVGTALIALAVYYFVGVDQGAVSVFGNDMHVHEFVHDARHFLGFPCH, encoded by the coding sequence ATTTCCACCACCCGTCCGGTGTCCACGCCGGTTGTCCTGCCGGTCTCGAAGTCGATCGTCTGGCTGGTCGGCACCGCGCTGATCGCGCTGGCCGTCTATTACTTCGTCGGTGTCGACCAGGGCGCCGTGTCGGTGTTCGGCAACGACATGCACGTCCACGAGTTCGTCCACGACGCCCGCCACTTCCTCGGCTTCCCCTGCCACTGA
- a CDS encoding FecCD family ABC transporter permease: MTVRTLLLTGGGLVALLVSVAFAVTIGPADISTADVWASVAAHLGGGESSLAPLRDGIVWDLRMPRTLLAAVCGAGLALCGAVMQSLLRNPLADPFVLGVSSGASTGAVAVVVLGVGGGAVSLSAGAFVGALLSFGLVILLSHSLGASMDRVVLSGVAAMQLFSALTSFTVLTSADAETTKGVLFWLLGSLSGADWGQVLLCAGALALVLVVCLGHATTLDAFAFGEEAAAGLGVNVARARLILLCATALLTAVLVSCAGAIGFVGLVLPHVTRALTGSGHVRLLPVTALTGAVFLVWVDTLARTVVDPQEVPVGVVTSLIGVPAFVVVLHRGRRKT; the protein is encoded by the coding sequence GTGACCGTCCGCACCCTGCTGTTGACCGGTGGCGGGCTGGTCGCGCTGCTGGTGTCCGTGGCCTTCGCGGTGACCATCGGACCCGCTGACATCTCCACGGCCGACGTGTGGGCGTCGGTCGCGGCCCACCTCGGCGGCGGCGAGAGTTCGCTCGCCCCGTTGCGGGACGGCATCGTCTGGGACCTGCGCATGCCCCGCACGCTGCTCGCCGCCGTCTGCGGCGCCGGGCTCGCGCTGTGCGGCGCGGTCATGCAGTCCCTGCTGCGCAATCCGCTGGCGGATCCGTTCGTGCTCGGTGTCTCCTCCGGGGCGTCCACGGGGGCGGTCGCCGTCGTCGTGCTCGGGGTGGGCGGCGGAGCCGTGTCGTTGTCGGCGGGTGCCTTCGTCGGTGCGCTGCTCTCCTTCGGGCTGGTGATACTGCTCAGCCACAGCCTCGGCGCGAGCATGGACCGGGTGGTGCTGTCCGGCGTGGCGGCCATGCAACTCTTCTCCGCGCTCACCTCGTTCACGGTGCTGACCTCGGCGGACGCCGAGACAACCAAGGGCGTGCTCTTCTGGCTGCTCGGCTCGCTCTCCGGCGCGGACTGGGGCCAAGTGCTGCTGTGCGCGGGCGCGTTGGCGCTCGTGCTGGTCGTCTGCCTGGGCCATGCCACCACGTTGGACGCGTTCGCCTTCGGCGAGGAGGCGGCAGCAGGCCTCGGCGTGAACGTCGCCCGCGCTCGGCTGATCCTGCTCTGCGCCACGGCACTGCTCACGGCCGTCCTGGTCAGCTGCGCCGGGGCGATCGGCTTCGTGGGCCTGGTCCTGCCGCACGTGACCCGGGCGTTGACCGGTTCCGGGCATGTACGGCTGCTGCCGGTCACCGCGCTGACCGGAGCGGTCTTCCTGGTGTGGGTGGACACCCTCGCCCGTACCGTCGTCGATCCCCAGGAGGTACCCGTGGGGGTGGTGACGTCGCTGATCGGCGTGCCGGCGTTCGTAGTCGTGCTGCATCGGGGCCGGAGGAAGACATGA
- a CDS encoding carbonic anhydrase has translation MSVTDELLANNASYAETFDGPLPLPPARHLAVVACMDARLNVYAILGLNEGEAHVIRNAGGVVTQDEIRSLAISQRLLGTEEIILIHHTDCGMLTFTDDGFKAAVEKDTGIRPSWAAEAFTDLDADVRQSIARIKADPFIVHKDHIRGFVFDVATGKLNEVG, from the coding sequence ATGTCCGTGACCGATGAACTGCTGGCCAACAACGCCAGTTACGCCGAGACCTTCGACGGCCCGCTGCCCCTTCCGCCCGCCAGGCACCTCGCCGTCGTGGCCTGCATGGACGCCCGGCTCAACGTGTACGCGATCCTCGGCCTGAACGAGGGCGAGGCCCACGTCATCCGCAACGCGGGCGGTGTCGTCACGCAGGACGAGATCCGCTCGCTCGCGATCAGCCAACGGCTCCTGGGCACCGAGGAGATCATCCTCATCCACCACACGGACTGCGGCATGCTGACCTTCACGGACGACGGCTTCAAGGCCGCGGTCGAGAAGGACACCGGTATCCGCCCGTCCTGGGCGGCGGAGGCCTTCACCGATCTGGACGCCGACGTACGGCAGTCGATCGCCCGCATCAAGGCCGACCCCTTCATCGTGCACAAGGACCACATCAGGGGCTTCGTCTTCGACGTGGCGACCGGGAAGCTCAACGAGGTCGGCTGA
- a CDS encoding universal stress protein: MPQPIVVGVDGSTDSRIAADWAATEAELRGLPLRIVHVSTLPDDQLLTTWPYFREPSPDALLTSLTKDRPELRAEVVTLTGEVVPALLSLTAEADRTVLGLRGTGGFAGLALGSVAHGIAEHSEGPVVLVPSGFFHSRRGRSPYGVTLGVDGGELPGAVVDFAFDAARRRDTGLHVVHAWRLPSPAEHWMPYAPPEKDRGRWEDQETQRFSDALRPWREKYPHVGVYEDLRLQSPAAALVQASVSASAELLVTGRAGRTLGPTLHAVLEHTACPVAVVPHHL; the protein is encoded by the coding sequence ATGCCCCAACCGATCGTTGTCGGTGTAGACGGTTCCACGGACAGCCGTATCGCCGCCGACTGGGCGGCAACGGAAGCCGAGTTGCGCGGACTCCCGCTGCGGATCGTGCACGTCTCGACCCTCCCTGACGACCAACTCCTCACCACCTGGCCGTACTTCCGCGAGCCCTCTCCCGACGCCCTCCTCACGTCACTCACGAAGGACCGCCCCGAACTCCGGGCCGAGGTCGTCACCCTCACCGGAGAGGTCGTACCGGCGCTGCTCTCCCTGACCGCCGAGGCCGACCGCACGGTCCTCGGCCTGCGCGGTACGGGCGGTTTCGCGGGCCTGGCCCTCGGTTCCGTGGCGCACGGGATCGCCGAGCACTCCGAGGGGCCGGTGGTGCTGGTGCCGAGCGGGTTCTTCCACAGCCGCCGCGGGCGGTCACCGTACGGCGTGACACTGGGCGTCGACGGCGGTGAACTGCCCGGCGCCGTCGTCGACTTCGCCTTCGACGCCGCCCGCCGGCGCGACACCGGCCTGCACGTCGTACACGCCTGGCGACTGCCCTCGCCCGCCGAGCACTGGATGCCGTACGCGCCGCCGGAGAAGGACCGGGGGCGCTGGGAGGACCAGGAGACGCAACGCTTCTCGGACGCGTTGCGGCCTTGGCGGGAGAAGTATCCGCACGTGGGTGTCTACGAGGATCTCCGCCTCCAGAGCCCGGCGGCCGCCCTGGTCCAGGCGTCGGTCTCTGCGTCGGCCGAACTACTGGTGACCGGCCGCGCGGGCCGGACACTCGGCCCCACCCTGCACGCCGTACTGGAACACACCGCGTGCCCGGTGGCCGTGGTCCCGCACCACCTGTGA
- a CDS encoding helix-turn-helix transcriptional regulator, translated as MSPDPIPINRLARHTAGPDTTKTAATIMLGLAVRDVRDEAGLTQKELAKATHVSNSTISRLENADFTPERRTVEAVMTYLELDGPARNKLSMLLSRAQEPEWFQSRFDDCTPDYLRRLLGLESVAIGLTTYDVRLVSGLLQTPEYASCILRTGLHLTEWDGPEMELRVAMRRERQERVFGQAEPPRCVFLMDESVLLRRAGSDQVMRDQMLHLREMARLPHITVRFVLLDRMIAGNEASMAGGMAHLQFGRGGLPDLVYVEGYRKADYYNKPALSAEERAKPWPTKENDFERHLQLLLRIQGEACASPMESRRMLDEAVARYS; from the coding sequence GTGTCCCCGGATCCGATTCCGATCAATCGTCTGGCCCGGCATACGGCCGGGCCGGACACGACAAAGACGGCGGCCACCATCATGCTCGGCCTCGCCGTCAGGGATGTGCGCGACGAGGCCGGTCTGACGCAGAAAGAACTGGCGAAGGCCACCCACGTTTCGAACTCGACCATCAGCCGCCTGGAGAATGCCGATTTCACGCCCGAGCGGCGCACGGTCGAAGCGGTGATGACATATCTGGAACTCGACGGGCCGGCACGGAACAAATTGTCGATGTTGTTGTCCCGCGCCCAGGAACCGGAATGGTTCCAGAGCAGATTCGACGACTGCACCCCCGACTACCTGCGGCGGCTCCTCGGCCTCGAATCCGTCGCCATCGGGCTCACCACGTACGACGTACGCCTGGTGTCGGGCCTGCTGCAGACACCGGAGTACGCGAGCTGCATCCTGCGCACGGGTCTGCACCTCACGGAGTGGGACGGCCCCGAGATGGAGCTCAGGGTCGCCATGCGCCGGGAGCGGCAGGAGCGGGTGTTCGGCCAGGCCGAGCCGCCGCGCTGCGTGTTCCTCATGGACGAGTCCGTCCTGCTGCGGCGGGCCGGCTCGGACCAGGTGATGCGTGACCAGATGCTCCACCTCCGGGAGATGGCCCGACTCCCGCACATCACCGTCCGGTTCGTGCTCCTCGACCGGATGATCGCGGGCAACGAGGCGTCGATGGCGGGCGGCATGGCCCACCTCCAGTTCGGCCGCGGCGGCCTGCCCGACCTCGTCTACGTCGAGGGCTACCGCAAGGCCGACTACTACAACAAGCCCGCGCTGAGCGCCGAGGAGCGGGCGAAGCCCTGGCCGACGAAGGAGAACGACTTCGAGCGGCACCTCCAGCTCCTGCTGCGCATCCAGGGCGAGGCGTGTGCCTCGCCCATGGAAAGCCGGCGCATGCTGGACGAGGCCGTCGCGCGGTACTCCTAG
- a CDS encoding CbtA family protein, with product MEKKLILRGILAGAVAGLLAFVFARIFAEPQIAKAIDYESGRDAAQNALDKAAGLPVEGHEHELFSRTIQANVGIGVGMIFFGMAMGALFAVAYAVCLGRTGGLRARNLALLVAGGGFLGMYLVPFLKYPANPPAIGHEETIQQRSALYLIMVVCSVAFLAGAVYLGKHLQARFGNWNATLLAGAAFVVAIGIVMLLLPQLGHLSYNKANFGNQATETPLPLKDDKGTIVYPGFPADVLFNFRFYSVAAQLILWTALGLIFAPLAERLLNPARPDATTPSQEPDPVAA from the coding sequence ATGGAAAAGAAGCTCATACTGCGCGGCATACTCGCCGGCGCAGTCGCGGGCCTGCTCGCCTTCGTGTTCGCGCGCATCTTCGCCGAGCCGCAGATCGCCAAGGCCATCGACTACGAGAGCGGCCGTGACGCCGCCCAGAACGCCCTGGACAAGGCGGCCGGCCTGCCCGTCGAGGGCCACGAACACGAACTCTTCAGCCGCACCATCCAGGCCAACGTCGGTATCGGCGTCGGCATGATCTTCTTCGGGATGGCGATGGGCGCCCTGTTCGCCGTCGCCTACGCCGTCTGCCTCGGCCGCACCGGCGGGCTGCGGGCACGCAACCTGGCTCTGCTCGTCGCCGGCGGGGGCTTCCTCGGCATGTACCTGGTGCCGTTCCTGAAGTACCCGGCGAACCCGCCCGCGATCGGTCACGAGGAGACCATCCAGCAGCGCAGCGCCCTGTACCTGATCATGGTCGTGTGCTCCGTCGCCTTCCTCGCGGGAGCCGTCTACCTCGGCAAGCACCTCCAGGCGCGCTTCGGCAACTGGAACGCGACCCTCCTCGCCGGCGCCGCGTTCGTCGTCGCGATCGGGATCGTCATGCTGCTCCTGCCGCAGCTGGGCCATCTCTCGTACAACAAGGCCAACTTCGGCAACCAGGCCACCGAGACACCGCTCCCGCTGAAGGATGACAAGGGCACCATCGTCTACCCGGGCTTCCCGGCCGACGTGCTCTTCAACTTCCGCTTCTACTCGGTCGCGGCCCAGCTCATCCTCTGGACGGCACTCGGCCTGATCTTCGCCCCCCTCGCCGAACGCCTCCTCAACCCCGCGCGCCCCGACGCCACCACACCGTCACAGGAACCGGACCCCGTCGCGGCATAA
- a CDS encoding sigma factor-like helix-turn-helix DNA-binding protein, with translation MRTWIDSPSSAVDPVIADLGFAAFAERNRPRYTLYARARLSAVARSTAVVEATLVSTHERWQWLMWQPCPAAEVWEELRRQVERRGERAAIQDPVLAMLYQRLPNACADSVVLCRRLGFSLAEAAELMGVEPSAVEAALAAARRTFPQLIGTEAPLRHP, from the coding sequence TTGCGTACCTGGATCGACTCCCCGTCATCGGCGGTTGATCCGGTGATCGCGGACCTCGGTTTCGCGGCCTTCGCCGAACGGAACCGCCCCCGCTACACGCTCTACGCCAGGGCTCGGCTGTCCGCCGTCGCCCGTTCCACGGCTGTCGTGGAGGCCACGCTGGTGTCCACCCACGAACGCTGGCAGTGGCTGATGTGGCAGCCCTGCCCCGCGGCCGAGGTCTGGGAAGAGCTCCGCCGTCAGGTAGAACGGCGGGGCGAGCGTGCGGCAATTCAGGACCCGGTCCTGGCCATGCTCTATCAGCGGCTCCCCAACGCCTGCGCGGACAGCGTGGTGTTGTGCCGCCGACTGGGCTTCTCCCTGGCCGAGGCGGCCGAGTTGATGGGCGTCGAGCCGTCCGCGGTCGAGGCGGCTCTCGCCGCAGCGCGGCGGACGTTCCCCCAACTCATCGGTACGGAGGCGCCCTTGAGGCATCCCTGA
- a CDS encoding ABC transporter ATP-binding protein, with amino-acid sequence MSTPVPDTGLHADRVARRTDGRLIVDGVTLVLRPGETVGLLGPNGSGKSTLLRLLAGVLPTSTGVVTLDGRPLPEVGRRATARRIATVEQHTHTQTELTVREVVALGRIPHRRAWSPASAADARAVTEALDRTGLADRAAQSWHTLSGGERQRAQIARALAQEPRELLLDEPTNHLDIQHQLDLLDLIADLPVTTVIALHDLNLAAMYCDRLLVLNTGRTVAEGTPTEVLTPALIKDVYGVRAEVGHDPGHPVIRFLRRGSGTP; translated from the coding sequence ATGAGCACCCCCGTCCCGGACACCGGCCTGCACGCGGACCGGGTCGCCCGCCGCACCGACGGCCGACTCATCGTCGACGGCGTCACCCTCGTCCTGCGCCCCGGAGAGACCGTCGGCCTGCTCGGCCCCAACGGGTCAGGAAAATCAACCCTGTTGCGTCTGCTGGCCGGTGTCCTGCCCACCTCCACCGGAGTCGTCACGCTGGACGGGCGGCCGCTCCCCGAGGTCGGGCGCCGCGCGACCGCCCGCCGTATCGCCACCGTTGAACAACACACCCACACCCAGACCGAGTTGACCGTCCGCGAGGTCGTCGCCCTTGGGCGTATCCCGCACCGGCGTGCCTGGTCACCGGCGTCGGCCGCCGACGCCCGCGCCGTCACCGAGGCCCTGGACCGCACCGGACTGGCCGACCGCGCCGCCCAGTCCTGGCACACCCTCTCCGGCGGCGAACGCCAACGCGCCCAGATCGCCCGTGCGTTGGCCCAGGAACCCCGCGAACTGCTCCTAGACGAGCCGACCAACCACCTGGACATCCAGCACCAGTTGGACCTCCTCGACCTGATCGCCGATCTCCCGGTCACCACCGTGATCGCCCTGCACGACCTCAACCTCGCCGCGATGTACTGCGACCGCCTGCTCGTGCTCAATACCGGTCGCACGGTGGCCGAGGGGACCCCGACCGAGGTCCTCACCCCGGCCCTCATCAAGGACGTCTACGGTGTCCGCGCCGAGGTCGGCCACGACCCCGGGCATCCTGTGATCCGCTTCCTGCGGCGGGGGAGCGGAACGCCGTAG
- a CDS encoding plasmid stabilization protein, which yields MPRGSSAKRERQYEHIKEGAEKRGVSEGRAKEIAARTVNKERARAGESATASRTSTRDPKSAPQRGGERSHSGARGPTRDQLYAEAKKRGVDGRSSMNKQQLAKALGY from the coding sequence GTGCCGCGAGGTTCCAGCGCGAAGCGCGAGCGTCAGTACGAGCACATCAAGGAAGGTGCCGAGAAGCGGGGTGTCTCCGAGGGCAGGGCGAAGGAGATCGCCGCCCGCACCGTGAACAAGGAGCGCGCCCGCGCCGGCGAGTCCGCGACCGCGAGCAGGACGTCCACCCGCGACCCGAAGTCCGCCCCGCAGCGCGGCGGCGAGCGCTCCCACAGCGGAGCGCGGGGACCGACGAGGGACCAGCTCTACGCGGAGGCCAAGAAGCGCGGTGTGGACGGCCGTTCGTCGATGAACAAGCAGCAACTGGCGAAGGCGCTCGGCTACTGA
- a CDS encoding SDR family NAD(P)-dependent oxidoreductase has protein sequence MISSDYLSELFSLDGRVAVVTGGSSGIGRAAAGALARAGAQVVVVARREKELTATVDELAAEGCRAAWVSGDLGTRDGVRAAAEAAAEAFGEPDILVNSAGINLRPPMGELSDEVWDTTMALNLEAPHLLGRRFGPGMAERGFGRIIHITSQQAHRAFARSGAYGVSKGALESLARSQAEAWSPHGVTCNTLVPGFVMTPLNERLSSDPEMVRALAARTLIGRNGLAEDFAGAVVFLASRASAYVTGQSVFVDGGFSAH, from the coding sequence ATGATCTCCAGCGACTACCTCTCCGAACTCTTCTCCCTGGACGGCCGGGTCGCCGTCGTCACAGGCGGCAGCTCCGGCATCGGACGGGCCGCCGCCGGAGCGCTCGCGCGGGCGGGGGCCCAAGTGGTCGTAGTGGCACGCAGGGAGAAGGAACTGACCGCCACGGTCGACGAGTTGGCGGCGGAGGGCTGCCGGGCGGCGTGGGTGAGCGGCGATCTGGGCACCCGGGACGGCGTCCGAGCCGCGGCGGAAGCGGCGGCCGAGGCCTTCGGCGAGCCGGACATCCTCGTGAACAGCGCCGGGATCAACCTGCGCCCGCCGATGGGCGAGTTGAGCGACGAGGTGTGGGACACCACGATGGCCCTGAACCTGGAGGCGCCCCACCTCCTGGGCCGGCGCTTCGGCCCCGGCATGGCCGAGCGGGGCTTCGGCCGCATCATCCACATCACCTCCCAGCAGGCACACCGAGCGTTCGCACGGAGCGGCGCCTACGGCGTCTCCAAGGGCGCGCTGGAGTCCCTGGCCCGCTCCCAGGCCGAGGCCTGGTCTCCGCACGGGGTCACCTGCAACACCCTGGTCCCGGGTTTCGTGATGACCCCGCTCAACGAACGGCTGTCGTCCGACCCGGAGATGGTGAGGGCCCTGGCCGCGCGCACCCTGATCGGCCGCAACGGCCTTGCCGAGGACTTCGCGGGCGCGGTGGTGTTCCTGGCGAGCCGCGCCTCCGCCTATGTCACCGGACAGTCGGTGTTCGTGGACGGCGGATTCTCCGCCCACTAG
- a CDS encoding SAM-dependent methyltransferase, whose protein sequence is MGRIRRGDGPLVEHNHVDLSLPSAARMYDWLLGGSNNFEADRNACELLLEVAPTSREIALNNRWFLQRVVRVLAEQHGIRQFIDFGSGLPTQRNVHQIAQEVDPESHVVYIDNDPVVLSLGQSLLNENDNTAILSADMTDTDTIFGHPDFTRLIDFTEPAAALFISVLHCLPDSAGPKAFVERVVDQLVPGSFVVLCQLVSDDAKVRDDVTELMRVQTGGNWGRVREKADVDEIFERLVVEDPGLVDVTDWRPDSELQQRRRSIEWTEYGGLGKVPPRR, encoded by the coding sequence ATGGGGCGGATTCGGCGAGGGGACGGGCCGTTGGTGGAGCACAATCATGTCGATCTGTCGTTGCCCAGCGCGGCGCGGATGTACGACTGGCTGCTGGGTGGCAGCAACAACTTCGAAGCAGACCGGAATGCCTGCGAGTTATTGCTGGAGGTGGCACCCACCTCGCGTGAGATCGCGCTGAACAACCGGTGGTTCCTCCAGCGCGTGGTCAGAGTGCTGGCCGAGCAGCACGGGATAAGGCAGTTCATCGATTTCGGCTCGGGCCTTCCCACGCAGCGCAATGTGCACCAGATCGCGCAGGAGGTCGATCCCGAGTCCCACGTCGTCTATATCGACAACGATCCCGTGGTCCTGTCGCTGGGCCAGTCCCTGCTGAACGAGAACGACAACACGGCGATCCTGTCGGCCGACATGACCGACACCGACACCATCTTCGGCCACCCGGACTTCACCCGGCTCATCGACTTCACCGAGCCGGCGGCCGCCCTGTTCATCTCCGTACTGCACTGCCTGCCGGACAGCGCCGGCCCAAAGGCCTTTGTGGAGAGGGTCGTAGACCAGCTCGTCCCGGGCAGCTTCGTCGTCCTGTGCCAGCTCGTGAGCGACGACGCCAAGGTCCGCGACGACGTCACCGAGCTCATGCGGGTCCAGACCGGGGGCAATTGGGGCAGGGTCCGGGAGAAGGCGGACGTGGACGAGATCTTCGAGAGGCTCGTCGTGGAGGACCCGGGACTCGTCGACGTGACCGACTGGCGGCCCGACTCCGAGCTCCAGCAGCGCCGGCGCAGCATCGAGTGGACGGAGTACGGCGGGCTGGGGAAAGTGCCGCCCCGGCGATAG
- a CDS encoding DUF427 domain-containing protein has translation MSTFPTARDVRTTPEGLLWEPSQRWVRGRKGDTTVVDSRHPVLVWEPSVPVPTYAFPHDEVREDLLRPAKNPPTGTHTGSRIFYDLEIAGQLVENAAWTYPADDLAGHIAFEWFRRVGRGLDHWYEEEEEIFIHPRDPHKRVDAIPSSRHVRVEIDGTVVADTHRPVLLFETGLPTRYYIPREDVRLDLFEPTDHSTGCPYKGTATYWSWRGESGVPGVPPNIVWSYPEPLPAVGAVKDLLAFYNEAVDIVVDGDAVERPVTPFTEALTGQSSD, from the coding sequence ATGAGCACCTTCCCCACCGCACGAGACGTCAGGACCACCCCCGAAGGCCTCCTCTGGGAGCCGAGCCAACGCTGGGTACGCGGCCGCAAGGGCGACACCACCGTCGTGGACAGCAGGCACCCCGTCCTCGTATGGGAGCCGTCCGTACCGGTACCGACGTACGCCTTCCCGCACGACGAGGTCCGCGAGGACCTGCTCCGCCCGGCGAAGAACCCGCCGACCGGCACGCACACCGGATCGCGGATCTTCTACGACCTTGAGATCGCTGGCCAGTTGGTGGAGAACGCGGCCTGGACCTACCCCGCCGACGACCTCGCCGGGCACATCGCCTTCGAGTGGTTCCGGCGGGTCGGCCGGGGCCTGGACCACTGGTACGAGGAGGAGGAAGAGATCTTCATCCACCCCCGCGACCCGCACAAGCGGGTCGACGCCATCCCCAGCAGCCGCCACGTCCGGGTCGAGATCGACGGCACGGTCGTCGCCGACACCCACCGCCCGGTCCTGCTCTTCGAGACCGGCCTGCCGACCCGGTACTACATCCCGCGCGAAGACGTCCGTCTCGACCTGTTCGAACCGACCGACCACAGCACCGGGTGCCCCTACAAGGGCACCGCCACGTACTGGTCGTGGCGCGGCGAGAGTGGCGTTCCCGGTGTCCCGCCGAACATCGTCTGGAGCTATCCGGAGCCGCTGCCCGCGGTCGGCGCCGTAAAGGATCTGCTCGCCTTCTACAACGAGGCGGTGGACATCGTCGTGGACGGAGACGCCGTGGAGCGCCCGGTCACACCGTTCACCGAGGCGCTCACGGGGCAGTCGTCGGACTGA
- a CDS encoding ABC transporter substrate-binding protein: MPVIRTAPVPLRRRTAALLVAPALLLTACGGSDGDSADGETEKSAAGFPLTLTDCGHKVTLKSAPERVVSLNQGTTEILLSLGLADRIAGTATWTDPVLKGLAKANATVPRLADNAPSFEKVLDAEPDFVTASFVSTLGKGGVATREQFEKLGVPTYVSPSDCAGKDNDSGGDGSRGTPLTLDSVYGEIRDLSRAMGVKARGDRLVAQLKARVTKATKGLDASGTSLMYWFANSQSPYLAGCCGAPGAITRAVGAENAFSDTHDEWPQINWETVADRDPDVIVLGDLTRKSQTAETAEAKIHFLETNAATRNLTAVKKKRYILLSGQAMNPSIRTVEGIEQVAAGLRDFGLAK; the protein is encoded by the coding sequence ATGCCCGTGATCCGTACCGCCCCCGTCCCGCTGCGCCGCCGTACCGCGGCCCTCCTCGTCGCGCCCGCCCTGTTGCTCACCGCGTGCGGGGGATCCGACGGCGACAGCGCCGACGGGGAGACGGAGAAGTCCGCCGCGGGTTTCCCCCTCACCCTCACGGACTGCGGACACAAGGTCACGCTGAAGTCGGCTCCCGAGCGGGTCGTCTCCCTCAACCAGGGCACCACCGAGATCCTGTTGTCGCTCGGCCTCGCCGACCGCATCGCCGGTACCGCGACCTGGACCGACCCGGTGCTCAAGGGTCTGGCGAAGGCGAACGCGACGGTGCCGCGTCTCGCCGACAACGCGCCCTCCTTCGAGAAGGTCCTCGACGCCGAACCGGACTTCGTCACCGCCTCCTTCGTCTCGACGCTCGGCAAGGGCGGGGTCGCGACCCGCGAACAGTTCGAGAAGCTGGGCGTGCCGACGTACGTCTCGCCGTCCGACTGCGCGGGCAAGGACAACGACAGCGGCGGCGACGGCTCGCGCGGCACACCGCTCACCCTCGACAGCGTCTACGGCGAGATACGCGACCTGTCCCGCGCGATGGGTGTGAAGGCGCGCGGCGACCGGCTCGTGGCCCAGTTGAAGGCGCGGGTGACCAAGGCCACCAAGGGACTTGACGCCTCCGGCACCTCCCTCATGTACTGGTTCGCCAACTCCCAGTCGCCCTACCTGGCCGGCTGCTGCGGCGCCCCCGGAGCCATCACCCGCGCCGTCGGCGCCGAGAACGCCTTCTCCGACACCCACGACGAGTGGCCCCAGATCAACTGGGAGACCGTCGCCGACCGCGACCCCGACGTCATCGTCCTCGGCGATCTGACCCGCAAGTCCCAGACCGCCGAGACCGCCGAGGCGAAGATCCACTTCCTGGAGACCAACGCCGCCACCCGCAACCTCACAGCCGTCAAGAAGAAGCGGTACATCCTGCTCAGCGGCCAGGCGATGAACCCCTCCATCCGCACCGTCGAAGGGATCGAGCAGGTCGCCGCCGGCCTGCGCGACTTCGGACTCGCCAAGTGA
- a CDS encoding SAM-dependent methyltransferase, which translates to MTDAGSSADDVDTGKPQSARMYDYFLGGKDNYPVDWEAAEKVISLFPAVRQMARVNRDFMHRASRLLAERGISQFLDIGTGIPTRPNLHQVVQAINPRARVVYADNDPIVLRHAEALLHSTPEGSTTYVQADVREPGKILAAAREQLDFEQPIAVSLVALLHLVADEDDPRRIVGELLDSLTSGSYLALSHATGDFDPETWARVVEVYRKGGSPAQVRSRAEFTRFFEGLELVAPGIELAAAWHPEPGAQPGEADRIPLYVGVARKP; encoded by the coding sequence GTGACGGACGCAGGATCCAGCGCGGACGACGTGGACACCGGCAAACCCCAGTCGGCCCGCATGTACGACTACTTCCTCGGCGGCAAGGACAACTACCCCGTCGACTGGGAAGCCGCCGAGAAGGTCATCTCCTTGTTCCCCGCCGTCAGGCAGATGGCGCGGGTGAACCGCGACTTCATGCACCGGGCCTCACGGCTGCTGGCGGAGCGGGGAATCAGCCAGTTCCTGGACATCGGCACCGGAATACCCACCCGGCCGAATCTGCACCAGGTGGTCCAGGCGATCAACCCCCGCGCCCGCGTGGTCTACGCGGACAACGACCCGATCGTCCTCAGGCACGCCGAGGCGCTTCTCCACAGCACACCGGAGGGCAGCACCACCTACGTCCAGGCCGACGTGCGCGAGCCGGGAAAGATCCTCGCGGCGGCGAGGGAGCAGCTGGACTTCGAGCAGCCGATCGCCGTGTCCCTGGTGGCCCTGCTGCACCTGGTGGCGGACGAGGACGATCCCCGTCGCATCGTGGGTGAACTGCTCGACTCCCTGACGTCCGGGAGCTACCTGGCCCTGTCCCACGCGACGGGAGACTTCGATCCGGAGACCTGGGCGCGCGTCGTCGAGGTCTACCGCAAGGGCGGCTCACCCGCCCAAGTGCGCTCACGCGCCGAATTCACCAGGTTCTTCGAGGGACTTGAGCTGGTCGCCCCCGGCATCGAACTCGCCGCGGCCTGGCACCCCGAGCCCGGAGCACAACCCGGCGAAGCCGACCGGATCCCGCTGTACGTCGGAGTCGCCCGCAAGCCGTGA